Proteins encoded together in one Rubripirellula reticaptiva window:
- a CDS encoding DUF2309 domain-containing protein, translating into MSTAQATAHETFVPPAYDSPHVARQISDLIAEVSEVIAPVWPLKDYVAVNPYAGISHRSFMDARAFLKVFSDCETLMPLEHYAAEFHQGNFTIADIESAITELSTSGVSQPLTAVQVVENLRAIGWVGVIATTQDQPAVKPNHDRPIRTIAEYASNALDVDWTEAIVEEVSKYCSTHYDQSQATWSSPNKHLPLYQAWRTAAEHDRNIEILGLSGFRKYVASMPHTPEAAIVFSLNQLGVPQPLWSTFLLCQAFSIPGWSAWAKYQSSWQDAECVENNDLSGLLAIRLAYDAALSKAKSLSLNWTSLVDNGSASFKSEWTSPGDDSMLRYTLLRAGEIAYRDGLLDSLAISNSQTAETNDCKLAQMVFCIDVRSERIRRQLETQSSDVETFGFAGFFGMGFDFAKLGQSCGNSHLPVLLKPQFKVHEGIKDSGTANEAQAIADRSQTRSWRKLWKNFQTSAVGCFSFVETTGLLYGFKLLGRSIGYTPWSVNASVDGVAIQDRKKVGPTLRGLHEQGITPSLLADMAEGMLRNLGLTKDFAKLVVFCGHACQTENNPLAAGLDCGACGGHSGEPNARFAALLLNQPDIREALAERGIAIPKGTYFLGALHNTTTDSIEFFDVDEVPGTLQSDVQELTNSCVAATKQTQAERLPHLASSSLADLIGRASDWSEVRPEWGLAGNAAFIVAPRWVTKNSNLDARAFLHSYDHTQDEGGKVLETIMTAPMIVANWINMQYYGSTVDNHHFGSGNKTIHNVVGGFGILSGNGGDLMTGLPWQSLHTGDRYQHLPMRLQVVIAAPLDMIERVIAKHEMVSNLLDGGWLQLVAITDGRTYRYCKGANWQQLDEANAASLPAK; encoded by the coding sequence ATGTCAACCGCTCAAGCCACCGCCCACGAAACGTTTGTACCGCCTGCCTACGACTCACCGCACGTCGCCCGTCAAATCAGTGATTTGATTGCTGAAGTGTCGGAAGTGATCGCGCCGGTTTGGCCGCTGAAGGATTACGTTGCGGTGAACCCCTATGCGGGAATCTCGCACCGATCGTTCATGGATGCCCGCGCCTTTTTAAAGGTGTTTTCTGACTGCGAAACGCTCATGCCGCTCGAGCACTACGCCGCTGAGTTTCATCAAGGCAATTTCACGATTGCCGACATCGAATCCGCGATTACCGAATTGTCGACCTCGGGAGTTTCGCAACCGCTAACGGCCGTTCAGGTTGTTGAAAACCTACGGGCGATCGGGTGGGTCGGGGTGATTGCTACGACGCAGGATCAACCCGCAGTTAAGCCGAACCATGATCGCCCAATTCGCACGATTGCCGAGTACGCGAGCAACGCACTGGACGTGGATTGGACCGAAGCGATTGTCGAAGAGGTCTCCAAGTACTGTTCGACGCACTATGACCAAAGCCAAGCAACGTGGTCGAGTCCCAACAAGCATCTGCCGCTCTATCAAGCGTGGCGAACGGCGGCAGAGCACGATCGAAATATCGAAATTCTGGGTTTGAGCGGATTTCGCAAGTATGTCGCCTCAATGCCGCACACGCCCGAAGCCGCCATCGTGTTTTCATTGAACCAATTGGGTGTTCCGCAACCGCTTTGGTCAACGTTTCTGTTGTGCCAAGCGTTTTCGATTCCGGGCTGGAGTGCTTGGGCAAAGTACCAATCAAGCTGGCAAGACGCCGAGTGCGTCGAGAACAACGACTTGTCCGGATTGCTGGCGATTCGATTGGCTTATGACGCGGCACTTTCGAAAGCAAAATCATTGAGTCTGAATTGGACGTCACTTGTGGATAATGGCTCGGCGTCATTCAAGTCGGAATGGACTTCGCCGGGTGATGATTCGATGTTGCGCTACACGTTGCTGAGAGCCGGCGAGATTGCTTATCGCGACGGTTTGCTTGATTCGCTAGCGATTTCGAATTCGCAGACTGCGGAAACGAACGATTGTAAACTGGCGCAAATGGTGTTTTGCATCGACGTGCGATCCGAACGAATTCGTCGCCAGCTTGAAACGCAGTCAAGCGATGTCGAGACATTCGGTTTTGCAGGTTTCTTTGGAATGGGATTCGATTTCGCGAAGTTGGGCCAAAGCTGTGGCAATTCGCACTTGCCGGTCCTCCTAAAACCGCAATTCAAGGTGCATGAAGGGATCAAAGACTCTGGCACGGCAAACGAAGCGCAGGCGATCGCGGATCGATCGCAAACTCGATCGTGGCGAAAGCTTTGGAAGAATTTCCAGACGTCGGCCGTCGGCTGTTTTTCGTTCGTCGAGACAACCGGTTTGCTTTACGGATTCAAGCTGCTTGGGCGATCGATCGGTTACACGCCCTGGTCAGTGAATGCGTCGGTAGATGGGGTAGCAATTCAGGATCGAAAAAAGGTCGGCCCTACATTGCGCGGTTTGCACGAACAGGGCATCACCCCATCACTTCTAGCCGACATGGCCGAAGGGATGTTGCGAAACCTCGGCCTAACTAAGGACTTCGCGAAACTGGTTGTGTTTTGTGGACATGCCTGTCAAACGGAAAATAATCCGCTTGCCGCTGGACTGGACTGTGGGGCTTGCGGCGGTCATTCGGGCGAACCCAATGCACGCTTTGCAGCGTTGCTGTTGAACCAACCTGATATTCGCGAAGCTTTAGCAGAACGAGGGATCGCAATTCCCAAGGGCACGTATTTCCTTGGGGCGTTGCATAACACAACGACGGATTCGATTGAGTTCTTCGATGTTGATGAAGTGCCCGGAACGCTGCAGTCCGACGTGCAGGAGCTGACCAATAGCTGTGTCGCGGCAACGAAGCAAACTCAGGCCGAGCGATTGCCGCATCTTGCGAGTAGCTCGTTGGCCGATCTGATCGGGCGAGCGAGCGATTGGTCCGAAGTACGCCCAGAATGGGGGTTGGCGGGCAATGCCGCCTTCATCGTCGCTCCACGCTGGGTCACCAAAAACTCGAATCTCGACGCGCGTGCTTTTTTGCACAGTTACGATCATACGCAAGACGAAGGCGGCAAGGTCTTGGAAACGATCATGACTGCGCCGATGATCGTTGCTAACTGGATCAACATGCAGTACTACGGTTCGACCGTCGACAATCATCACTTTGGCAGCGGGAACAAAACCATTCACAACGTTGTCGGAGGCTTCGGCATCCTGTCGGGCAACGGCGGCGATCTGATGACTGGCTTGCCATGGCAGTCTTTGCATACCGGCGACCGATACCAACACCTTCCGATGCGATTACAAGTTGTGATTGCAGCGCCGCTCGACATGATCGAGCGAGTCATTGCGAAGCACGAAATGGTTTCGAATCTGCTCGATGGTGGGTGGCTGCAGTTGGTTGCCATCACAGACGGTCGAACCTATCGCTACTGCAAAGGTGCCAACTGGCAGCAGCTTGACGAAGCAAACGCAGCCAGTCTTCCGGCTAAATGA
- a CDS encoding proton-conducting transporter transmembrane domain-containing protein, whose product MSDAFPIFLCLPAAILVALVSLPNNWVNSRVRGFRRIVTLITGLQFAIAGGFAIAHVAGWVPVIHSVLVSVSGEPPIAASVHYDGVASLMLALVSFVGWVICQYSIRYLDGEPTQGRYFRWTAFTIGSVSLMVISGNLLMFVVAWVMTSLGLHQLLMHYGHRPAAKRAAWTKFTISRFGDAALIGAIAIIYHEFKTLDFAELFAAAGSLATVTPAMQVASFLLVAGAVTKSAQFPFHTWLPQTMETPTPVSALMHAGIVNAGGYLMIRTSPLVSLTPWALTTLAIIGGFTACFAAVVMLTQTSVKKTLAYSTIAQMGFMMLQCGLGAFSAAMLHILAHSLYKAHAFLSSGSVIAERGSTVGAPAVRHSVSGIKLAIAGIVIVTLLGLSFTLFGIDPLTKPGGLLLGGVLCLALTHWVGQVMRSGDHRLLIRAVTIAGVLCAIYSASFLAVDKVVATSLPVSSAPELVWLVAAVVMAGFVGMFGLHAALTTGRGLAGLGKWHVHASNGFYIESTLRRVFGPLLNT is encoded by the coding sequence ATGAGCGATGCGTTTCCGATCTTTTTGTGCCTTCCCGCCGCGATCCTAGTCGCGCTTGTCAGCCTGCCCAACAATTGGGTCAATTCACGTGTCAGAGGGTTTCGGCGAATTGTAACGCTGATCACAGGACTTCAGTTCGCTATCGCGGGCGGGTTTGCGATTGCCCATGTGGCTGGATGGGTGCCGGTCATTCATTCGGTGTTGGTGAGTGTTTCCGGCGAGCCACCGATCGCGGCTTCAGTTCATTACGACGGTGTCGCAAGCTTAATGCTGGCTCTGGTCAGCTTTGTGGGCTGGGTGATCTGTCAGTATTCGATCCGGTATCTCGATGGCGAACCGACACAGGGCCGTTACTTTCGATGGACCGCGTTCACGATCGGCTCGGTTTCGTTGATGGTGATCTCGGGCAACCTGTTGATGTTTGTTGTGGCTTGGGTCATGACGAGTCTTGGATTGCATCAGTTGCTGATGCACTATGGGCACCGACCTGCCGCGAAACGCGCCGCGTGGACAAAGTTCACAATCAGTCGTTTTGGCGATGCGGCCCTGATTGGTGCGATCGCGATCATCTATCACGAATTCAAGACGCTTGATTTTGCTGAGCTGTTCGCCGCCGCAGGCTCGCTGGCCACGGTCACGCCAGCGATGCAGGTAGCTAGCTTTTTGCTGGTGGCTGGTGCAGTGACGAAGTCGGCTCAGTTTCCGTTTCACACTTGGCTGCCGCAAACGATGGAAACGCCGACGCCAGTGTCGGCACTGATGCACGCCGGGATCGTTAATGCGGGCGGATACTTGATGATCCGTACCAGCCCGCTGGTGTCGCTAACACCTTGGGCGCTGACGACGTTGGCGATCATCGGAGGATTCACAGCGTGTTTTGCGGCCGTGGTGATGTTGACTCAGACCAGTGTCAAGAAAACGCTTGCTTACTCAACGATTGCTCAAATGGGGTTCATGATGTTGCAATGTGGATTGGGCGCGTTTTCTGCAGCAATGCTTCACATTCTCGCCCACTCGCTTTACAAGGCTCATGCGTTTCTAAGCAGCGGCAGTGTGATTGCCGAACGTGGATCGACTGTTGGGGCGCCAGCGGTAAGGCACTCGGTGTCCGGGATCAAGCTCGCTATCGCTGGCATCGTGATTGTCACGCTGCTTGGTTTGTCATTCACTTTGTTTGGTATCGATCCACTGACAAAACCGGGCGGTCTGTTGTTGGGCGGCGTGTTGTGTTTAGCGCTGACGCATTGGGTTGGGCAAGTGATGCGAAGCGGTGATCACCGGTTGTTGATCCGTGCGGTGACAATTGCCGGCGTTCTATGTGCGATCTACTCAGCCAGTTTCCTTGCGGTGGACAAGGTCGTTGCAACGAGTCTGCCGGTATCCAGTGCCCCGGAACTTGTATGGCTCGTTGCGGCGGTCGTCATGGCTGGATTCGTTGGCATGTTCGGTCTTCACGCCGCGTTGACGACCGGTCGCGGGCTGGCTGGTTTAGGCAAATGGCACGTCCATGCCTCTAACGGGTTTTACATCGAATCCACTTTGCGCCGAGTTTTCGGACCGCTTTTAAACACGTAA
- a CDS encoding helix-turn-helix transcriptional regulator — protein MSKVTSQAQPASKAGTAGTAEPTNRWTFLTNHAHVLILLHGNPDMVLREVALQVGITERGVQRIVLDLEEGGFIRREKVGRKNHYHVLTEQRLRHPIEAHRSIGDLFKLITG, from the coding sequence ATGTCGAAAGTAACTTCTCAAGCTCAACCAGCGAGCAAGGCAGGCACAGCGGGCACAGCAGAGCCGACCAATCGCTGGACATTCCTGACCAATCACGCGCACGTCTTGATCCTACTGCATGGAAACCCAGACATGGTGCTGCGAGAAGTAGCGTTGCAAGTCGGCATCACCGAGCGAGGGGTTCAGCGAATCGTGCTGGACCTTGAAGAGGGCGGTTTTATCCGACGAGAAAAGGTTGGTCGCAAGAACCATTACCACGTGCTCACCGAGCAACGCCTACGGCATCCCATCGAAGCCCACCGCAGCATCGGCGACCTCTTCAAGCTGATCACCGGCTAA
- a CDS encoding CNNM domain-containing protein, translating into MLYPILAIVPASVDAAAIPNATGFEWFMLAFYLSLAVGVSFLCSLLEAGILSLPASQIEVLAQSGKKSGLKLRAMKNNIDRPLSAILTLNTIAHTIGAAGTGAQILKIGGSEWVALGSVIITVLILVLSEIIPKSLGAAYAKRLAPFTAWAIQVMIWITLPVIIPLQWISRALGGGHGAVMTRAEFAVTAELGGTAGVLNPAENLVIRNLLTLGQVTVHDVMTPRPVMFTLSRELTVNQALAQYPEIRFSRIPLHQGNSDHLVGHVTRHAILKASHHEQGERTLGDLMKPLGEVQENESVAAILERMTAQREHIVAVKDEFGGTSGLVTLEDCIETLLGVEIVDETDSVEDMREAARALMARRRDNADD; encoded by the coding sequence ATGCTTTACCCGATCCTTGCTATCGTTCCTGCATCCGTCGACGCCGCAGCGATCCCCAACGCGACCGGCTTTGAATGGTTCATGCTCGCTTTCTACTTGTCGCTTGCGGTGGGCGTGTCGTTTCTTTGTTCGCTGTTGGAGGCCGGCATCCTCTCGCTGCCCGCTTCGCAAATTGAAGTGCTGGCACAGTCTGGCAAGAAGTCTGGGCTGAAGCTACGGGCGATGAAGAACAACATCGACCGGCCGCTGTCGGCCATTCTGACGCTCAACACCATTGCTCATACCATCGGCGCGGCGGGCACCGGGGCTCAGATTCTGAAGATCGGTGGCAGCGAATGGGTCGCTTTGGGCAGCGTCATCATCACGGTGCTGATCCTTGTCCTTAGCGAGATCATTCCGAAGAGCTTAGGGGCTGCTTACGCAAAGAGGCTTGCACCGTTCACTGCGTGGGCCATCCAGGTGATGATCTGGATCACGTTGCCTGTCATCATCCCGCTGCAGTGGATTAGCCGGGCGCTGGGCGGCGGTCACGGCGCCGTGATGACCCGGGCCGAGTTTGCGGTGACCGCCGAACTTGGCGGAACGGCTGGAGTTTTAAATCCGGCCGAGAATCTTGTGATCCGTAATCTACTGACTCTTGGGCAAGTCACCGTTCACGACGTGATGACTCCGCGGCCGGTGATGTTCACTTTGTCTCGCGAGCTGACGGTGAACCAGGCTTTGGCACAGTATCCGGAAATTCGTTTTAGTCGGATCCCGCTGCATCAAGGCAACTCGGACCATTTGGTCGGCCACGTGACTCGGCATGCCATCTTAAAGGCATCGCATCACGAACAAGGTGAAAGAACGCTGGGGGATTTGATGAAACCGCTCGGCGAAGTGCAAGAAAACGAAAGCGTCGCCGCAATCCTCGAACGCATGACCGCGCAGCGGGAGCACATCGTTGCAGTGAAAGATGAATTCGGCGGTACTTCGGGACTGGTCACACTCGAGGACTGCATCGAGACGCTGTTGGGAGTCGAGATTGTCGACGAGACCGATAGCGTTGAAGACATGCGTGAAGCCGCTAGGGCGCTAATGGCGCGGCGACGTGATAACGCCGATGATTAG
- a CDS encoding acyl carrier protein — protein MYYLIFALIVAAAVAVVCCVKVRFPSSDLWPPISEDEFIRRCSPGVDRGRALKVRRIISEQLGVDYDRVYPGQRFVEDLGCD, from the coding sequence ATGTACTATTTGATCTTCGCACTGATTGTCGCAGCTGCCGTCGCAGTGGTGTGCTGCGTCAAAGTTCGTTTTCCATCCAGTGACCTCTGGCCGCCTATATCCGAAGATGAATTCATTCGGCGGTGTTCACCGGGTGTCGACCGCGGACGCGCGCTGAAGGTTCGGCGGATCATTTCCGAGCAACTTGGGGTGGACTACGATCGGGTTTATCCAGGACAGCGATTTGTCGAGGATCTTGGTTGTGATTGA